A window of Yoonia sp. SS1-5 genomic DNA:
GACCAAAATCAGTCAAACTGGCGGCGTGGAATGAATGGGTCCTGACCCTAATGTGATCTGAACGCCTCTGAGCGTCGTTCCAGCACCCGCGCATACCAGGTCAGCGGGAAACAGATGCAGAAAAAGATCATGGCGACAATTCCGTAGACCTTGAAGGGCTCGAATGTGGCGTTGTTGATAACACCCGAGACGCGCACCAGTTCTTCAAAGCCGATGATAGAGGTCACGGCAGTTGCCTTGATCAACTGCACCAGAAAGCCCACCGTCGGGGCGCGCACATAGGCAAAGGCCTGCGGCAGGATGATCAGCCGCATTTGCAGCATCCAGCGCAGCCCAAGTGCCGCACTGCCATCCCATTGCCCCTTGTCCACAGCCTCGACGCCGCCGCGCCAGATCTCGCCCAGAAACGCGCTGGCATAAAAGGTCAGCCCCAGGGCCGCGACCGTCCATGCCTCGATCCGAAACCCAAGCATGGGGAAGCCAAAGAAGATGAGAAACAGCTGCAACAACAGCGGGGTGCCCTGAAACAGGCCGATATAGGCCGCCGCAAAGTTGCGCAGCACCTTGCGCCGCGAGATGCGCATGGACATAATGATCAGCCCCACCACACCGCCACCGATAAAGGCGACAAGCGACAATGCAATCGTCCAACGGGTCGCAAATAAAAGGTTGCGCAGGATGTCCCAATTACTGAATTCGATCATGTGATACCTGCTGCCAGATAGCGCTTGCCCAAGAAGACCAGCGCGCGGCGCAATGCGATGGACATCACCAGATAAACCATTGCGATAACGAAATAGGTCTCGAACGCGCGGAAGGTACGGGCCTGCCAAAGTTCGGCCTCGTGCGTCAGTTCGCGCACAGCGATTTGCGACACAACTGCCGATTCAAGCATCATGATGATGATCTGGCTGACCAGTGCCGGGTAAATCACCACCAGCGCCTGCGGCAGGATGATCTTGAGAAAGGCAACATAGGGTCGCAGCCCCAAGGCGCGGGCCGCATCATGCTGGCCGTCAGGCACCGCATCCAGCCCCGCCCCTATCACCTCGGTCGTGTAAGCGGTCATGTTCAGGATCATCGCCAGCAGGGCCGCGGTAATCGGGTCCAGCCGCAGCCCCAACGCGGGCAATCCGAAAAAGACAAAGAACAGCTGCACCAGAAAGGGTGTGTTGCGGATCAGTTCGACATAGGCAATCACGGCCGCGCGAAGCACGCGGATCCCGCTGCGCTTTGCAGCCGCCGCGATGATGCTCAGGAACAATCCGACAATTGCGGTGATCCCGATCAGCATCAACGTGGTCGAGGCGCCGCGACCGATGGCCGCCAGCGCCTCCCAGAACATTTCTGATGTCAAGGCAGCGCCCTTTTCAGATTATTCTGCTTCCAGGTTTGCAGGATCAAGCGGCGTGCTCAGCCACTTTTCGGATGAGGCGTTCAGCGCGCCCGATGACAGCATCTCTGCCACAGCCTCGTTCAGCACTGCCTTCAGCGCCTCCTCATCCTTGTTGAGCGCGACGCGCGATGGTGAGGTCAAAAGCTGGAATTTCTGTTCGGGGGCCAATGCCTCTTGCCGGGCCAGAACCTGTGCCCCCACATCATTGCCGACAACCATCAGGTCTGCCTGCCCCGAGATAAAGGCCTGAATGACCGCACTGTAATTGTCAAAACGCCGGACTTCGGTGTCATCTGCGGCCACTTCGGTCAGCGATGTGTCCTCCAGCGTGCCGCGGTTGACCGCAACGGTCTTGCCGGCCAGATCCTCGGGTCCCTCGACGGTCATGGCCTCCGGCCCGATCACCGCGATATAATAGGGTGCATAGGCGGCGGCGTAATCAATGACCTCTGCCCGTTCGTCGCTATATCCAACGCTGAGCAGAATATCGACGCGTTTATCGTTCAAAAGCGGGATACGGTTCTGCCCCGTCACGCTTACCAGATTGGCCTCGACACCGATCTTGTCCGCGATGAAGTTTGCCACATCGACATCATAGCCCTGAATGCTCAGATCAGCGCTTGCCGACGAAAACGGCGGAAAGTCAGCAAAAATACCAACATTGATCGTACCCGCAGCCTTGATGTCATCCAGCGCGTCAGCCGATGCCGACAAGGCCCCAAGGCCCAACATCGCTAAAGCACCTGCACAGGCAGCTAATCGGTTCAAAGTCATCATTGCATCTCTCCAATTGAGGCGATCCTTATACAGGACCTGATTTTCAATATACGGGACCTTCCAAGCAGAAGCGGGCAATAGCAAGGTCCAAATGGTGGTTGAGCCGGGCGTGCCCGCGAAATGCCTAATCGCTGGGCAACCGTACCGGTCACAGAAACCAAAAACCGCTTCGAAACGGTTTGAGGGTCTTTCTGACAGCGCGAAACAAGTGTCGGACTACTTGCGCAGGGGCGGCTGTGGCCGGTGGTCGTCGGCTGTGCTACTGCGGGCACATAACCTAAGATCGCAAGGAATGCCGGTTGATATCGGATTGGTTGCGTCATACTCAATTGGGGTGGTTGGTGGCGTGTAGGTAGGACAAAGTTAATGAAGGCGAAGGCCATTCGCGCGCGCGCGATGATGGGCACCATCTTTTTATGTGCAGGCTGTGGCGGAAGCGCGGGTGTTTCAGACAATTCTGGTACATTGGCGGCAGCTTTTGCCGATCTTGCATCAACACAGACTGATCAGCTGCGCAGTATTTCGTTTGATGCCACGGCAAGGACGATCCAGACACTTGATGGTGAAATAGATCGTTCTGCTGACACAGCGAGCGTCGCCGGCCAGACCGGCAGCATCAACGAAGAACGCACCGAAATCGCGATTACATCCGGCGGCGTTGTCACGCTATTGCCTGAGGATGATCGGTTTGCTGTCAGATTTACGGCTGATCCCGCAACTGGAAATCGCCTGATTGGTATTGCGGGTGCCGTGGCACCTGTCTCTGCCC
This region includes:
- a CDS encoding amino acid ABC transporter permease, translated to MIEFSNWDILRNLLFATRWTIALSLVAFIGGGVVGLIIMSMRISRRKVLRNFAAAYIGLFQGTPLLLQLFLIFFGFPMLGFRIEAWTVAALGLTFYASAFLGEIWRGGVEAVDKGQWDGSAALGLRWMLQMRLIILPQAFAYVRAPTVGFLVQLIKATAVTSIIGFEELVRVSGVINNATFEPFKVYGIVAMIFFCICFPLTWYARVLERRSEAFRSH
- a CDS encoding transporter substrate-binding domain-containing protein, with translation MMTLNRLAACAGALAMLGLGALSASADALDDIKAAGTINVGIFADFPPFSSASADLSIQGYDVDVANFIADKIGVEANLVSVTGQNRIPLLNDKRVDILLSVGYSDERAEVIDYAAAYAPYYIAVIGPEAMTVEGPEDLAGKTVAVNRGTLEDTSLTEVAADDTEVRRFDNYSAVIQAFISGQADLMVVGNDVGAQVLARQEALAPEQKFQLLTSPSRVALNKDEEALKAVLNEAVAEMLSSGALNASSEKWLSTPLDPANLEAE
- a CDS encoding amino acid ABC transporter permease; protein product: MTSEMFWEALAAIGRGASTTLMLIGITAIVGLFLSIIAAAAKRSGIRVLRAAVIAYVELIRNTPFLVQLFFVFFGLPALGLRLDPITAALLAMILNMTAYTTEVIGAGLDAVPDGQHDAARALGLRPYVAFLKIILPQALVVIYPALVSQIIIMMLESAVVSQIAVRELTHEAELWQARTFRAFETYFVIAMVYLVMSIALRRALVFLGKRYLAAGIT